The Coccidioides posadasii str. Silveira chromosome 3, complete sequence genome contains a region encoding:
- the MRPL1 gene encoding mitochondrial 54S ribosomal protein uL1m (BUSCO:366597at4751~EggNog:ENOG410PNGA~COG:J~BUSCO:11427at33183), giving the protein MVTTHKYITSFARSTLSSIFPPARPNSSSVLPFLYPVQQQTRDLRTGAKTKAKDAAAKAKKKRRTFRQYDMKDALQFSLCDAMRYIRAFEAGRQAASVKYEVHLKLRTKKDGPVIRNQLNLPHAVHTGVRVCVIAPPGSRAAKEAKAAGADIVGEEDVFEQVKAGNIEFEACICHSSSLQNLNKAGLGRVLGPKGLMPSAKLGTVVDNVGQAVRNMRSGSIYRERAGVIRMPIGRLGFSPEELRNNLRTFIGQVKKDAAGLSDQVSKEIAEVVLSSTNAPGFSLNGEYKSEDSPPISALTGQ; this is encoded by the exons ATGGTGACGACTCATAAATACATTACTTCTTTCGCTAGGAGTACGTTATCCTCGATTTTCCCCCCTGCTCGACCCAATTCGTCGTCAGTTCTTCCCTTCCTGTACCCAGTCCAACAGCAGACCAGAGATTTGCGAACTGGTGCAAAGACGAAAGCAAAGGATGCAGCTGCAAAagcgaagaaaaagagaaggaCATTCAGACAATATGATATGAAAGATGCACTTCAATTTTCATTATGCGACGCTATGAG ATACATCCGTGCCTTTGAAGCGGGTAGACAAGCAGCATCCGTTAAATACGAAGTTCACCTCAAACTACGGACGAAGAAGGATGGCCCTGTGATTCGGAATCAATTGAACCTTCCACATGCTGTTCATACTGGCGTCCGTGTTTGCGTCATTGCTCCTCCAGGGTCGCGTGCGGCAAAGGAGGCCAAAGCCGCCGGTGCAGACATTGTGGGCGAGGAAGATGTGTTTGAGCAGGTTAAGGCTGGTAACATTGAGTTTGAGGCGTGTATATGCCATTCATCTAGCTTGCAGAATCTGAATAAGGCTGGGCTGGGTAGGGTCCTCGGTCCAAAAGGATTGATGCCCAGCGCAAAATTGGGAACTGTGGTGGATAACGTTGGCCAGGCGGTAAGGAATATGCGTTCCGGGAGTATCTACCGAGAGAGGGCAGGCGTTATCCGTATGCCGATTGGCCGGTTGGGATTTTCACCCGAAGAACTCAGGAATAATCTACGAACCTTCATCGGCCAGGTGAAGAAGGACGCAGCGGGCTTGTCCGACCAAGTATCTAAAGAAATTGCTGAGGTG GTTCTGAGCTCCACGAATGCCCCTGGTTTCAGCTTAAACGGCGAATATAAATCTGAGGATTCACCTCCGATTTCCGCCCTTACAGGGCAATGA
- a CDS encoding uncharacterized protein (EggNog:ENOG410PNU6~COG:S~BUSCO:13607at33183), whose protein sequence is MYVASPPGPFSVPQETKLHGFNLQFGDSSESEAEVNDGDDYLPFPKPLSRSSFTTPDFDPAKFLSSLSNRHQSLADLQTELRDMSQSLSKELLNLVNDNYQDFLSLGTALKGGEERVEEIRAVLLGFQRDVQSVKEKFENRTATIKGLLDDKKRLRSDIAIGYYLLDIAEKIELLEQKLMVHQGDEGSNKRSKDPELDEELIQSEDDESGDDEDRDQDESGDTTLVSLRRLERHIQQYLSLKTVINRVGEQHPFVVSQSNRIATIKTALLLDLRTAVKQGDTVGRKREDRLLKILHLHELLGEETEAVMALLKLRI, encoded by the coding sequence ATGTATGTCGCAAGTCCTCCCGGCCCTTTTTCGGTGCCTCAGGAAACTAAACTCCATGGATTCAATCTCCAGTTCGGCGACTCTTCCGAGTCTGAAGCAGAAGTAAACGATGGCGATGACTACCTCCCGTTCCCTAAGCCCCTCTCTAGGTCGTCTTTTACCACTCCCGATTTTGACCCAGCCAAATTTCTTTCCTCCCTCTCCAATCGCCACCAATCGCTCGCGGATCTCCAGACGGAGCTCCGAGACATGAGCCAATCCCTAAGCAAAGAGTTACTGAACCTGGTCAACGACAACTATCAAGACTTTCTCTCCCTCGGCACCGCTCTCAAAggtggagaggagagagttGAAGAAATCAGGGCCGTGCTGTTAGGTTTCCAGCGCGATGTGCAGAGTGTCAAGGAGAAATTTGAAAATAGGACTGCTACCATTAAAGGACTGCTGGACGACAAGAAGCGATTGCGATCTGATATCGCGATAGGATATTATTTATTGGATATTGCGGAGAAAATCGAATTATTGGAACAGAAGCTTATGGTCCATCAGGGAGATGAAGGGAGCAACAAGCGGAGCAAGGATCCAGAGTTGGACGAAGAGTTGATTCAGAGCGAAGACGACGAGAGCGGCGATGACGAGGATCGGGACCAAGATGAGTCGGGCGACACGACTTTGGTATCGTTGCGTCGACTAGAACGGCATATTCAACAGTACCTTAGCTTGAAGACTGTGATCAACCGCGTTGGCGAACAACATCCGTTTGTGGTTAGTCAATCCAACAGAATCGCAACCATAAAGACGGCATTACTTCTAGATCTCAGGACTGCTGTCAAACAAGGGGACACAGTTGGGAGGAAGAGGGAAGACCGCCTGCTGAAGATCCTACACCTCCATGAGCTCTTAGGAGAGGAGACAGAGGCTGTCATGGCATTGTTGAAACTGAGGATTTAG